The Nocardioides sp. S-1144 genome includes a region encoding these proteins:
- the ggt gene encoding gamma-glutamyltransferase, producing MRRPLRPLAAVVALSLAPALLVVAPGSAAPRPGVAAGAAPGAAPSAVAERDPQVPKQATATGRGGGVTSVDPDATRIGLRILRRGGNAVDAAVATAAALGVTEPYSAGVGGGGFFVFHDARTGKTRTIDGRETAPGAIPRDAFVDPATGEPYPFTPDLVTSGVSVGVPGTPATWTTALERWGTRSLSQVLVPSARLAERGFVVDPTFRSQTDDNRERFAAFTTTRKLFLRGGKLPKVGSRFRNPDLAATYRAFARNPDLFYRGSVPREISRTVRTPPTTRVTDLPVPKGYLRPGDFRRYEAEVQAPTRSRYRGYQVIGMAPSSSGGTTVGEALNIMKGYRLRGMSRAQALHHYLEAGALAFADRGAYVGDGAFVDVPVDDLLSQEFADERACGIDPAQAAPKPVPAGDVDDYDGDCATAAPRPTSLEDHENISTTHLTVSDRWGNVVAYTLTIEQTGGSGIVVPGRGFLLNNELTDFSLTYDPADPNRLEPGKRPRSSMAPTILLRDGKPFLALGSPGGSTIITTVLQILHNRIDRGMTLPQAVRAPRASPRNSATVSAEPLFLERFESVLEALGHDLVPAGDAFTSAAEIGAATAIEFGPEGRIKVVAEPVRRGGGAAGVVSPR from the coding sequence ATGCGCCGTCCCCTTCGTCCGCTGGCCGCCGTGGTGGCCCTGTCCCTCGCGCCGGCGCTGCTCGTCGTCGCACCCGGCTCGGCCGCCCCGCGACCCGGCGTCGCGGCCGGTGCCGCACCCGGTGCTGCACCGAGCGCCGTCGCCGAGCGCGATCCCCAGGTGCCGAAGCAGGCCACCGCCACCGGCCGCGGGGGCGGCGTCACCTCGGTCGACCCCGACGCCACCCGGATCGGCCTCCGGATCCTCAGGCGCGGCGGCAACGCCGTCGACGCCGCCGTGGCGACGGCCGCGGCGCTCGGCGTCACCGAGCCCTACAGCGCCGGGGTCGGCGGCGGCGGGTTCTTCGTCTTCCACGACGCCAGGACAGGCAAGACCCGGACCATCGACGGCCGCGAGACCGCCCCGGGGGCGATCCCGCGCGACGCGTTCGTCGACCCGGCCACCGGCGAGCCCTACCCGTTCACGCCCGACCTGGTCACCAGCGGGGTCTCCGTCGGCGTGCCCGGCACGCCGGCCACCTGGACGACGGCGCTGGAGCGCTGGGGCACCCGCTCGCTGTCGCAGGTGCTCGTGCCGAGTGCCCGGCTCGCCGAGCGCGGGTTCGTGGTCGACCCCACCTTCCGCTCGCAGACCGACGACAACCGGGAGCGGTTCGCGGCCTTCACCACCACGCGCAAGCTCTTCCTGCGGGGCGGCAAGCTGCCGAAGGTCGGGTCGCGGTTCCGCAACCCCGACCTCGCCGCCACCTACCGCGCGTTCGCGCGAAACCCCGACCTCTTCTACCGCGGCTCGGTGCCGCGCGAGATCTCCCGGACCGTGCGCACCCCTCCGACGACGCGCGTCACCGACCTCCCCGTGCCGAAGGGCTACCTGCGCCCGGGCGACTTCCGTCGCTACGAGGCCGAGGTGCAGGCGCCGACCCGCTCGAGGTACCGCGGCTACCAGGTGATCGGGATGGCGCCCTCCTCCAGCGGCGGCACCACCGTCGGTGAGGCGCTCAACATCATGAAGGGCTACCGCCTGCGCGGGATGAGCCGGGCCCAGGCCCTGCACCACTACCTGGAGGCCGGCGCGCTCGCCTTCGCCGACCGCGGCGCCTACGTCGGCGACGGTGCCTTCGTCGACGTCCCGGTCGACGACCTGCTCTCGCAGGAGTTCGCCGACGAGCGGGCCTGCGGGATCGACCCGGCCCAGGCCGCCCCCAAGCCGGTCCCGGCCGGCGACGTCGACGACTACGACGGCGACTGCGCCACCGCGGCGCCGCGACCGACCTCGCTCGAGGACCACGAGAACATCTCGACCACGCACCTGACGGTCTCCGACCGCTGGGGCAACGTGGTGGCCTACACGCTGACGATCGAGCAGACCGGCGGCTCCGGCATCGTCGTCCCCGGCCGGGGGTTCCTGCTCAACAACGAGCTCACCGACTTCAGCCTCACCTACGACCCCGCCGACCCCAACCGGCTCGAGCCCGGCAAGCGGCCGCGCAGCTCGATGGCGCCGACGATCCTGCTCCGCGACGGCAAGCCGTTCCTGGCGCTCGGGTCGCCGGGCGGCTCGACGATCATCACCACCGTGCTGCAGATCCTGCACAACCGGATCGACCGCGGGATGACGCTGCCCCAGGCCGTGCGCGCACCCCGCGCCTCGCCGCGCAACAGCGCCACGGTGAGCGCCGAGCCGCTGTTCCTCGAGCGGTTCGAGTCGGTGCTCGAGGCACTCGGCCACGACCTGGTGCCGGCCGGCGACGCGTTCA
- a CDS encoding M20/M25/M40 family metallo-hydrolase: MRPPRSRAAVAAAIALGVVATLGGATGTLGTAAASPSVLSERDQPRPSGVRDEDSRRLQQAVRTRAIMKHLEQLQIVADRYGDRAAGQQGYAASSRYVEHVLREAGYQPKRQYFPFTYTRVNANTLTAGGDEVANHVLTGSPSTPAGGVVGELVAPADPLGCTAAAWSGIDATGKIALVNRGTCPFADKSRVARAAGALGVVIWNNAPGEFTGGTLGETTDDLAPTTGINQDVGQALVADLAAGPVQATLDLDILVEERQTWNVVAETRRGRSGNVVMAGAHLDGVQDGAGINDNGSGSATLLETAVQLKKMEGRLRNKVRFAWWGAEELGLLGSTHYVNDLVENRPAALDDIATYLNYDMVGSPNYIVGVYDADESSFEASAPVPAGSIETERAYRRYFRAVGQPVVDTAFSGRSDYQAFIANGVAAGGLFSGGDGVKTPEQARLFGGTAGITYDPNYHTPADDLANVNRRSVTIMSDAIAHMTIRLGKSTAVIDVPGGRSTPKRVVVPRTDEPRR, translated from the coding sequence ATGCGTCCACCACGAAGTCGCGCGGCCGTCGCCGCAGCGATCGCCCTCGGCGTCGTCGCCACCCTCGGCGGCGCCACCGGCACCCTCGGCACCGCGGCCGCGTCGCCGTCGGTGCTGTCCGAGCGCGACCAGCCACGACCGTCCGGGGTCAGGGACGAGGACAGCCGGCGGTTGCAGCAGGCCGTGCGCACGCGCGCGATCATGAAGCACCTGGAGCAGCTCCAGATCGTGGCCGACCGCTACGGCGACCGCGCCGCCGGGCAGCAGGGCTACGCCGCCTCGTCGCGCTACGTCGAGCACGTGCTGCGCGAGGCCGGCTACCAGCCGAAGCGGCAGTACTTCCCCTTCACCTACACGCGCGTCAACGCCAACACCCTCACCGCCGGCGGCGACGAGGTCGCCAACCACGTCCTGACCGGCTCGCCCAGCACCCCGGCCGGCGGCGTCGTCGGCGAGCTCGTCGCGCCGGCCGACCCCCTCGGGTGCACCGCGGCAGCCTGGTCGGGGATCGATGCGACCGGCAAGATCGCGCTGGTCAACCGGGGCACCTGCCCGTTCGCCGACAAGTCGCGGGTGGCCAGGGCGGCCGGCGCGCTCGGCGTCGTCATCTGGAACAACGCCCCCGGCGAGTTCACCGGCGGCACGCTCGGCGAGACCACCGACGACCTCGCGCCCACCACCGGCATCAACCAGGACGTCGGCCAGGCGCTCGTCGCCGACCTCGCGGCCGGACCGGTCCAGGCCACGCTCGACCTCGACATCCTCGTGGAGGAGCGCCAGACCTGGAACGTCGTCGCGGAGACGAGGAGGGGCCGCTCCGGCAACGTCGTCATGGCCGGCGCCCACCTCGACGGCGTCCAGGACGGGGCCGGCATCAACGACAACGGCTCCGGCAGCGCCACCCTGCTGGAGACCGCCGTCCAGCTGAAGAAGATGGAGGGCCGGCTCAGGAACAAGGTGCGCTTCGCCTGGTGGGGCGCCGAGGAGCTCGGCCTCTTGGGCTCGACGCACTACGTCAACGACCTCGTCGAGAACCGGCCCGCCGCGCTCGACGACATCGCGACCTACCTCAACTACGACATGGTCGGCTCGCCCAACTACATCGTCGGGGTCTACGACGCCGACGAGTCGAGCTTCGAGGCCAGCGCGCCCGTCCCGGCCGGGTCGATCGAGACCGAGCGCGCCTACCGTCGCTACTTCCGCGCCGTCGGTCAGCCGGTCGTCGACACCGCCTTCTCCGGACGGTCCGACTACCAGGCCTTCATCGCGAACGGCGTCGCCGCGGGCGGCCTGTTCAGCGGCGGCGACGGCGTCAAGACCCCCGAGCAGGCCCGGCTCTTCGGCGGCACGGCCGGCATCACCTACGACCCGAACTACCACACGCCGGCCGACGACCTCGCCAACGTCAACCGGCGCTCGGTGACGATCATGTCCGACGCGATCGCGCACATGACGATCAGGCTCGGCAAGAGCACCGCGGTCATCGACGTCCCGGGCGGGAGGTCGACACCGAAGCGGGTCGTCGTCCCGCGCACCGACGAGCCCCGGCGCTGA
- a CDS encoding MDR family MFS transporter produces MTTTPETARSAEADQADYGVLRWLVAATFIVILNETIMVNAIPRLMTEFEVDERAAQWLTSGFMLTMAVVIPITGWFLQRVTTRQAFGTAMAVFCTGTLIAALAPTFEALLLARVVQAAGTAVMMPLLMTTLMTIVAESDRGRVMGNVTLAMSVAPAMGPAVSGVILHVASWRWMFGLVLPVAVVIALVGLRRLTDVVEPRPGAIDWTSVVFAALGFGPLVYGLSQLGADGGPAYLPWAMLAVGGGAIAAFVVRQLSLQRSGSPLLDLRVLRHRTFATGLLLMSVAFMAMLGSMILLPLFLQGVRGLSELETGLLVMPGGLAMGLLGPQVGRAFDRYGGRPLVIPGSVGVLVALALFTQVDATRPVWALLPVHVLLMVSLAAVFTPVFTLSLGALPPQLYSHGSSMLGTLQQVAAAMGSAIVVAVLSAREDSLLAGGADAVAAHVGGMRWGFGVGAVLAVVVLVLAFLMPSRLPSRDEAPAPTAVH; encoded by the coding sequence ATGACGACGACTCCCGAGACCGCCCGGAGCGCCGAGGCCGACCAGGCCGACTACGGCGTGCTCCGCTGGCTGGTCGCCGCCACCTTCATCGTGATCCTCAACGAGACGATCATGGTCAACGCCATCCCGCGGCTGATGACCGAGTTCGAGGTCGACGAGCGGGCCGCGCAGTGGCTCACCAGCGGCTTCATGCTCACGATGGCCGTCGTCATCCCGATCACCGGCTGGTTCCTGCAGCGCGTCACCACCCGCCAGGCCTTCGGCACGGCGATGGCGGTGTTCTGCACCGGGACGCTGATCGCCGCGCTGGCGCCGACGTTCGAGGCGCTCCTGCTGGCCCGCGTCGTGCAGGCGGCCGGGACCGCGGTGATGATGCCGCTGCTGATGACCACGCTGATGACGATCGTCGCCGAGTCCGACCGGGGTCGGGTGATGGGCAACGTGACGCTGGCGATGTCCGTGGCGCCGGCGATGGGCCCGGCCGTCTCCGGCGTGATCCTGCACGTCGCCTCGTGGCGCTGGATGTTCGGGCTGGTGCTGCCGGTCGCCGTCGTCATCGCGCTGGTCGGGCTCCGCCGGCTCACCGACGTCGTGGAGCCGCGGCCCGGCGCCATCGACTGGACCAGCGTGGTGTTCGCGGCCCTCGGCTTCGGCCCGCTCGTCTACGGGCTCTCGCAGCTCGGTGCCGACGGCGGCCCGGCGTACCTGCCCTGGGCGATGCTCGCCGTCGGCGGGGGAGCGATCGCGGCGTTCGTCGTCCGGCAGCTCTCGCTGCAGCGCTCGGGCAGCCCGCTGCTCGACCTGCGCGTGCTGCGGCACCGCACCTTCGCGACCGGACTGCTGCTGATGTCGGTCGCCTTCATGGCGATGCTCGGGTCGATGATCCTGCTGCCGCTGTTCCTGCAGGGCGTGCGCGGGCTCTCCGAGCTCGAGACCGGCCTCCTGGTGATGCCCGGGGGACTGGCGATGGGGCTGCTCGGCCCGCAGGTCGGCAGGGCCTTCGACCGCTACGGCGGCCGGCCGCTGGTCATCCCCGGCTCGGTCGGCGTCCTGGTCGCGCTCGCGCTCTTCACCCAGGTCGACGCGACCCGCCCGGTGTGGGCGCTGCTCCCGGTGCACGTGCTGCTGATGGTCTCGCTCGCGGCGGTCTTCACCCCCGTCTTCACCCTCAGCCTCGGCGCGCTGCCGCCGCAGCTCTACTCGCACGGCAGCTCGATGCTCGGCACCCTCCAGCAGGTCGCGGCCGCGATGGGCTCCGCGATCGTCGTCGCGGTCCTCTCGGCCCGCGAGGACTCGCTGCTCGCCGGCGGCGCCGACGCGGTGGCCGCCCACGTGGGCGGGATGCGCTGGGGCTTCGGTGTCGGAGCGGTGCTGGCGGTCGTCGTCCTGGTGCTGGCGTTCCTCATGCCGTCGCGGCTGCCGAGCCGCGACGAGGCGCCCGCGCCCACCGCCGTCCACTGA
- a CDS encoding dihydrofolate reductase family protein: MTRYRYFTAASLDGFLADEDDSLAWLLVQDHDEDGPGSHGAFMAGIGAMVMGATTYAWIGEHLRTSGEAWDYEVPCFVFTHRDLEPLGEQVTLVQGTPAEHRAAIEEAAGARDVWMVGGGALAADFAEAGMLDDVLVSIAPVTLGSGRPLFPRRFALRLTDLGRNGGFAVATYDVVGPPTQW; the protein is encoded by the coding sequence GTGACCCGCTACCGCTACTTCACCGCCGCCAGCCTGGACGGGTTCCTCGCCGACGAGGACGACTCGCTCGCCTGGCTCCTCGTCCAGGACCACGACGAGGACGGCCCCGGCTCCCACGGCGCGTTCATGGCGGGGATCGGGGCGATGGTGATGGGCGCGACGACGTACGCCTGGATCGGCGAGCACCTGCGCACGAGCGGGGAGGCGTGGGACTACGAGGTCCCGTGCTTCGTCTTCACCCACCGCGACCTCGAGCCGCTCGGCGAGCAGGTCACCCTGGTGCAGGGCACCCCCGCCGAGCACCGCGCCGCGATCGAGGAGGCCGCCGGGGCGCGGGACGTCTGGATGGTCGGCGGGGGAGCGCTCGCCGCCGACTTCGCCGAGGCGGGGATGCTCGACGACGTCCTGGTCTCGATCGCGCCGGTCACGCTCGGGTCCGGGCGGCCGCTGTTCCCGCGGCGGTTCGCGCTGCGCCTGACCGACCTCGGCCGCAACGGGGGCTTCGCCGTGGCGACCTACGACGTCGTCGGCCCGCCGACGCAGTGGTGA
- a CDS encoding helix-turn-helix domain-containing protein: METGRDRLRELLDAVLDEDNATLGDMAGDAFSSPFHLNRRVRRDAGEPPVSLRRRVVLERAAWQLRGGASVTDTAFAAGYESVEGFARAFGRAYGHPPSVAAARSEAGRSSWLPSPNGIHFHPPTSLWIDSQEHAVNPLAQQLVGHDLDDTRTLLEAAARLPDDDYRRARMPGHTVLEWDGPEESLAAVLDHLVRSKEVWLAALVGDDVPPARADDPPALLERHDAVAPRWLATWRDVDRRGAWDDRVVDALCEPPESFQLASVLAHVVTYAAHRRQLARTLLGADPAAGDPILWLRRGHDQEGPSA, from the coding sequence ATGGAGACCGGACGGGACCGCCTGCGCGAGCTGCTGGACGCCGTCCTCGACGAGGACAACGCCACGCTCGGCGACATGGCCGGTGACGCCTTCTCCTCGCCGTTCCACCTCAACCGCCGGGTGCGCCGCGACGCCGGCGAGCCCCCGGTGTCGCTGCGGCGCCGCGTGGTGCTCGAGCGCGCGGCCTGGCAGCTGCGTGGCGGAGCCTCGGTCACCGACACGGCGTTCGCGGCCGGCTACGAGTCGGTCGAGGGCTTCGCGCGGGCCTTCGGGCGCGCCTACGGCCACCCGCCGAGCGTCGCCGCCGCCCGGTCGGAGGCCGGGCGGTCGTCGTGGCTGCCCTCACCGAACGGCATCCACTTCCACCCTCCCACCTCGCTGTGGATCGACTCCCAGGAGCACGCCGTGAACCCGCTCGCCCAGCAGCTGGTCGGTCACGACCTCGACGACACGCGGACGCTGCTCGAGGCCGCGGCGCGCCTGCCCGACGACGACTACCGGCGCGCCCGGATGCCCGGCCACACCGTGCTGGAGTGGGACGGTCCCGAGGAGTCGCTCGCCGCCGTCCTCGACCACCTGGTGCGGTCGAAGGAGGTGTGGCTGGCCGCCCTCGTCGGGGACGACGTCCCACCGGCCCGCGCGGACGACCCTCCCGCGCTGCTCGAGCGCCACGACGCCGTCGCGCCGCGGTGGCTCGCGACCTGGCGCGACGTCGACCGCCGCGGCGCCTGGGACGACCGGGTCGTCGACGCCCTGTGCGAGCCGCCGGAGAGCTTCCAGCTCGCGAGCGTGCTCGCCCACGTCGTCACCTACGCCGCCCACCGGCGCCAGCTCGCCCGCACCCTGCTCGGCGCCGACCCCGCCGCCGGCGACCCGATCCTGTGGCTGCGCCGTGGCCACGACCAGGAAGGACCCTCCGCGTGA
- a CDS encoding dihydrofolate reductase family protein — protein MATVIADISISLDGYVTGPEPDAGQDAGQGLGRDADVLHAWAFSDDPVDRAELDRAAAAGAVVMGRTLFDVVDGPDGWSGGLGYGASRDARPPFLVVTSTRPALVRLAGSHDFTFVLDGPAAAVERAGAVAADGPVVVMGGAAVIRGCLDAGVVDRLRLHLAPVVLGGGTPLFGAGRVRLARAEARVSSTATHLTYDVARRGVPTMRR, from the coding sequence ATGGCCACCGTCATTGCCGACATCTCGATCTCGCTCGACGGCTACGTCACCGGCCCCGAGCCGGACGCCGGGCAGGACGCCGGGCAGGGTTTGGGCCGCGACGCCGACGTCCTGCACGCCTGGGCCTTCTCCGACGACCCGGTCGACCGGGCCGAGCTCGACCGGGCCGCCGCGGCCGGCGCGGTCGTGATGGGCCGCACGCTGTTCGACGTCGTCGACGGCCCGGACGGGTGGTCGGGCGGCCTGGGCTACGGCGCGAGCCGCGACGCCCGGCCGCCGTTCCTCGTGGTGACGAGCACCCGACCGGCGTTGGTGCGCCTCGCCGGGAGCCACGACTTCACCTTCGTGCTCGACGGCCCGGCCGCGGCGGTCGAGCGGGCCGGGGCGGTCGCCGCCGACGGTCCGGTCGTCGTGATGGGCGGCGCCGCGGTCATCCGGGGCTGCCTGGACGCCGGCGTCGTCGACCGGCTGCGGCTGCACCTCGCCCCGGTCGTGCTGGGCGGCGGGACACCGCTGTTCGGCGCCGGGCGGGTCCGGCTCGCCCGGGCCGAGGCTCGTGTGTCGTCGACCGCCACGCACCTGACCTACGACGTCGCCCGCCGAGGCGTTCCTACGATGAGGCGATGA
- a CDS encoding P-loop NTPase family protein — translation MTYRRVLLYGVTGSGKSTAAARLSEVTGIPWHSVDDLTWQPAWVALPDDEQRAVFRDICAGERWILDSAYRAWLDVALARADLVVGLDYPRWLSFARLVRRTVRRAVRQEVVCNGNRERWRAILSRDSILVWHARSFARKRDRMRAALGDADGPEVLLFRRPRDLERWLGQQPSTTY, via the coding sequence ATGACGTACCGGCGCGTGCTGCTCTACGGCGTCACCGGGTCGGGCAAGTCGACGGCGGCGGCGCGGCTCTCCGAGGTCACCGGGATCCCCTGGCACTCGGTCGACGACCTCACCTGGCAGCCGGCGTGGGTGGCGCTGCCCGACGACGAGCAGCGCGCGGTGTTCCGCGACATCTGCGCGGGCGAGCGGTGGATCCTCGACTCGGCCTACCGCGCGTGGCTCGACGTCGCCCTCGCCCGCGCCGACCTCGTGGTCGGCCTGGACTACCCGCGCTGGCTGTCGTTCGCCCGCCTGGTGCGGCGCACGGTGCGGCGGGCCGTGCGGCAGGAGGTGGTCTGCAACGGCAACCGCGAGCGCTGGCGCGCGATCCTCTCGCGGGACTCGATCCTGGTCTGGCACGCGCGGTCCTTCGCCCGCAAGCGCGACCGGATGCGGGCCGCGCTGGGCGACGCCGACGGACCCGAGGTGCTGCTGTTCCGCCGGCCGCGGGACCTGGAGCGGTGGCTCGGGCAGCAACCGTCAACCACGTATTGA
- a CDS encoding Clp protease N-terminal domain-containing protein, which produces MTHLSLDQLIAQVDAASPGEDPVRQLSLAVLGSEELNRTADDLVGHYVERARAAGTSWADIGAAMGVTKQAAQQADRHRGGRSHDVDELDGLDPGARAALERAREEARGLRHHYVGTEHVLLGVLRLDDDLATRLGVTPDDATETALALVGRGEVEVARPPLLTARARKTVDLAAAEATALGHDLVTSTDLLRGILREGRGIGARVLDQRGGGLARVREVLAGI; this is translated from the coding sequence ATGACCCACCTCTCCCTCGACCAGCTCATCGCCCAGGTCGACGCCGCCTCCCCCGGCGAGGACCCGGTGCGGCAGTTGTCGCTGGCGGTGCTCGGGTCGGAGGAGCTGAACCGGACCGCCGACGACCTCGTGGGCCACTACGTCGAGAGGGCCCGCGCCGCCGGCACGTCCTGGGCCGACATCGGCGCCGCCATGGGCGTCACCAAGCAGGCCGCGCAGCAGGCCGACCGCCACCGCGGCGGGCGCTCGCACGACGTCGACGAGCTCGACGGCCTCGACCCGGGGGCTCGGGCCGCGCTCGAACGGGCGCGCGAGGAGGCGCGCGGGCTGCGACACCACTACGTCGGCACCGAGCACGTCCTGCTCGGCGTGCTCCGCCTCGACGACGACCTCGCCACGAGGCTCGGCGTGACGCCCGACGACGCCACGGAGACCGCACTCGCGTTGGTCGGTCGCGGCGAGGTCGAGGTGGCGCGGCCCCCGCTGCTCACCGCCCGCGCCCGCAAGACCGTCGACCTCGCCGCGGCCGAGGCGACCGCGCTCGGGCACGACCTCGTGACCTCGACCGACCTGCTGCGCGGGATCCTCCGCGAGGGGCGCGGCATCGGCGCGCGGGTGCTCGACCAGCGCGGGGGCGGCCTGGCCCGGGTGCGCGAGGTCCTGGCGGGGATCTGA